The Herbaspirillum sp. RTI4 genome has a segment encoding these proteins:
- a CDS encoding chemotaxis protein CheW, with product MSDEQLENAQDENSRMSVSLEETDSAPAESFSDIHQFVTFIVGDEVFAVDMAPVQEIIRVPDIVRVPLSPPTLEGLANLRGKLLPIISLSRIFGFPERAYDDATRAVVIDQGAQSLGFVVDRVVSVVGVDPRHIEGTESISANINTDLVSGVLKDISGYPMIMVLDFARLIVREFSDAGSRSDKQINDSHEQSETDATVEETISDELHLVNFEVANQEYAIAITDVQEIVQVPELIVKVPHSESHVLGIMTLRNRLLPLVSLRRMFGLPNREVDESSRIVVVALGADSVGVVMDSVNEVLSVPLSEVDLMPGMLAREGNLSEITQICRLDGGKRLVSILSVGSMFRHAAIKEALTTVDTMSDEQNIDENETLGDVAVEDEEQVVIFMLGKEEFGVPIDSVQEIVRVSESLTRVPKAPPEVEGVINLRGAVLPVMDLRRRLGLEPLPRTDQQRIMVFLIEGVRTGFIVDSVLEVLKIHKATIEAAPRLSSTTSQLLARMANLEKQKRMVQLLDPSHLIEQPELEALIQLAAA from the coding sequence ATGAGTGATGAACAGCTGGAAAATGCGCAGGACGAAAACAGCCGCATGAGCGTGAGTTTGGAAGAGACAGATTCCGCTCCGGCAGAGAGTTTCAGTGATATCCATCAGTTTGTCACCTTCATCGTTGGCGATGAGGTATTTGCTGTGGATATGGCTCCGGTTCAGGAAATCATCCGTGTTCCTGACATCGTCCGCGTTCCCTTGTCGCCGCCTACGCTGGAGGGGCTGGCCAATCTGCGCGGGAAATTGCTGCCTATCATCAGCCTGAGCCGCATCTTCGGGTTCCCCGAGCGTGCGTACGACGATGCCACGCGCGCCGTCGTGATCGACCAAGGTGCGCAATCACTGGGCTTTGTTGTGGACCGCGTCGTGAGTGTGGTCGGCGTTGATCCTCGGCATATCGAAGGCACTGAATCCATCAGCGCCAATATCAACACTGACCTGGTCTCCGGCGTACTCAAGGACATCAGCGGCTATCCGATGATTATGGTGCTTGATTTCGCCAGGTTGATTGTGCGGGAATTCAGTGATGCCGGTTCCCGTTCCGACAAGCAAATAAACGATAGTCACGAGCAATCCGAAACCGACGCCACGGTGGAAGAAACAATCAGCGACGAACTGCATTTGGTGAACTTCGAAGTGGCCAATCAGGAATATGCCATCGCGATTACGGATGTGCAGGAAATCGTGCAAGTGCCGGAACTGATTGTGAAGGTCCCCCATTCCGAATCGCATGTTCTGGGAATCATGACCTTACGCAACCGGCTACTGCCGCTGGTATCGCTGCGTCGCATGTTCGGCTTACCGAACCGCGAAGTCGATGAAAGCAGCCGCATCGTCGTCGTGGCACTGGGGGCGGATTCCGTCGGTGTAGTGATGGACAGCGTCAATGAGGTACTCAGTGTGCCGCTGTCTGAAGTCGATCTGATGCCAGGCATGCTCGCCCGCGAAGGCAACTTGTCGGAAATAACGCAAATCTGTCGTCTCGACGGTGGCAAGCGCTTGGTTTCCATCTTGTCGGTAGGCAGCATGTTTCGGCACGCCGCTATCAAAGAAGCCCTTACTACGGTAGACACCATGAGCGATGAACAAAACATTGATGAAAATGAAACGCTGGGCGACGTCGCCGTAGAGGACGAAGAACAGGTCGTCATTTTCATGCTGGGCAAGGAAGAGTTTGGCGTTCCAATCGACAGTGTGCAGGAAATTGTGCGCGTGTCGGAATCCTTGACCCGGGTGCCAAAAGCACCGCCGGAAGTCGAAGGCGTCATCAACTTGCGCGGTGCCGTGTTACCCGTCATGGATCTGCGTCGTCGCCTTGGCCTGGAACCTTTGCCGCGCACCGATCAGCAACGCATCATGGTTTTTCTGATTGAAGGCGTGCGCACCGGCTTCATCGTCGATTCGGTGTTGGAAGTCTTGAAAATTCACAAAGCCACCATTGAAGCCGCACCACGTCTCTCCAGCACGACTTCGCAATTGCTGGCGCGTATGGCCAATCTGGAAAAACAAAAACGGATGGTGCAGTTGCTCGATCCGTCTCATCTGATTGAACAGCCAGAACTGGAGGCGCTGATTCAATTGGCCGCAGCGTAA